TGGCCCCGCGCGGCCAGGCGGCCGCCTTCGTCGTAGGCTTGGCCGGGGTAGCGCTGGCGCACCACGGCGTCGAGCAGCGTGTTGCCGGGGCCGGTGTCGGTGGCCTGGGCGGGGCCGCCGTCGGCGGGCAAGAGCGTGAAGTTGGCGATGCCGCCCAAGTGAGCAGCAGGCGATTAACTCCTGGCTGGCGGAATAATAATTTGTCGGCAAACGGGGCCAGCGGCGCGCCCTCGAAGCCGGCGGCCACGTGCTTTTGCCGAAAATCGGAGAGCGTGATAATGCCCGTGCCCACGGCCAGGTGGTCGCCGTCGCCGATTTGCAGCGTGGCGTGGTGCGGAAAGTCGGCCCGGCCGTGCTGGTGGCGCGGCGCGTGCCAGATGGTCTGCCCGTGGCTGGCCAACACATCGACCTCGGCCGGCCCTACCCCCACCCGGCCAGGCAAGCCAGCACCGTGGCCGCGTGGCGGCGCGCCACCTCCGCATTGAGCAGCACCACCTCTTCCAGGTCAACCCGCGGCTGACTAACGGCCCGCAGCCGCGCCTGAAACGCCGCCTCATACGGCACCGTAACAAACTGTTCCATCGTTACTTGCAGCGCAGCGTCGTGGCCGGTGCAGCGGCACAGCGCCACGTCGAGGCCATCGAGCGAGGTGCCCGACATGAGGCCGATGATGCGGCGACTGGGCTGCTGTGCCACGGCCAGCAGGCGGCTTAGGTGCGGGTTCATGGAGTTAATTGGGAAGGAGAAATTATACTCGTTGAGCAAGTTGATTAAAAAAGAACGTCATTCCTCGACAAGCTCGGAATGACGTTCTTTTTTCGCAGCATACTCCGAAAACAATATGATTCCTCATTCTTCCTTCTTCGCCCCCAATTTTGGGTTGTCGCGGTGGCGGGTGGCGTCGCGCTGGGTTTTCTTGGCCAGGTTGCGGGCCAGCGCGTCAGTGAGGTTCACGCCGGTTTGGTTGGCCAGGCAAATGACCACGAACAACACATCGGCCAACTCGTCGCCCAACTCCCTACCCGGTCCGAGTCCTTGAACGACTGCTCACCGTATTGCCGGGCGATGAGGCGCGCCACCTCGCCCACCTCTTCGGTGAGAATGGCCAGGTTGGTTAGCTCGCTGAAATAGCGCACGCCGGTGGTGGTTATCCACTCATCGACAGTGGCTTGGGCTTGTTCAATTGTCATAAAAATCAGCTGCTTACCAAGCCCGCCTGTTCAATGGCAACCAGCTTACTGATTGGCACTAAACGACTATGGACTGTAAGTCCATAGGTTTGAAAGCGAATGGAATTCGGCGGTTTCGGCTAAAGCCGGCTGAAAGAAGCCACTGAAAGTGGGCCGCTCTAGAATGAAATTCTGCTGGCGAAACGCTAGCGTCAGTCGTTGGGCAAAGAGCAATAACTAACTGACAATCAAAAATTGACCGTTCTTGCATAAGCAAGGCCGGCGAAAGGGAGTAGCAACTAAAGTCTTGCCCTAAAGGGCATAGCTTTAACTAGCGTGCTTGAAAAGTAAACTTAGGGCCTGCTCCCAGTGCGGCGCTAAAAAATGGTGAAGCTGCCGCAAGCTACAACTGCCGCTTCGCAGCCAAAGAACCCGCGGTGGGGGCTCCTGCTGGCGTATGAGCTGCGCGAAATCCTTATCCTTCGTGATGATAGTTAGGTTGTGGTCAGCCGCATATTTCCGGATTGATACATTTGGCCAGCGCTCGTTCAGGTCGCGCTGATGTAAAAACTCCTCACCCCGCCAATAAGCAAATCGGTAAGGCAGATTAATATCAACTAGAAATCGCACCATGCACTACGCGGCCTGTTGCGCAAACTGCTGCTGAATAATCTGCTGCGCAAATTCCAGGCACGCTGGAATGTCAGCCGGCTCCAGCGTCGGGAAGGATTCCAGAATATCGGCCAGCGTGTCACCGGCCGCCAGGTAGCCTAACACGGTATCAACTTGCAAGCGGGTACCCCGAACGGTAGGCTTGCCAAAACACCGTTCCGGGTCCACGGTGATGCGCTCGGTGAGGTAGGTAGTCATGCTGCAAAGTACGCAGAAATCAGGCGGGTGAATCCAGCACAATCGTCACCGGGCCATCGTTGAGGAGGCGCACCTGCATGTCGGCCCCGAAGATGCCGGTGGGCACCGGCTGGCCCAGCTCCCGCGCCGTGAGGGCCACGAAGCGCTCGTAGAGCGGCGCGGCCACGGCGGGCGGCGCGGCCCCGCTGTAGCTGGGGCGGTTGCCCTTGCGCGCATCGGCCAGCAGCGTAAACTGGCTCACTACCAGCACCTGGCCGCCCACGTCGCGCACGCTACGGTTCATCTGGCCGTGGTCGTCGTTGAAGATGCGCAGGCCGACGAGCTTGCGGGCCATCCAGGCCAGGGCGGCCTCGTCGTCGGTGGGCGCGCAGCCGACCAGCACCAGCAGGCCGGGGCCAATCTGGCCGGTAATGGTGTCCTCCACGGTGACGGAGGCTTCGCGGACGCGCTGAATTACGAGACGCATTTTTCAGTGATTAAAGATTAATGTCGTCTGTCATTGCGAGCGCAACGAAGTGGAGCGCGGCAATCTTTCCTTCACATTGAATTTACTAACCAGATGTGAAGGAAAGATTGCCGCGCTCCACTTCGTTGCGCTCGCAATGACAGACGACATTAATCTTTAATCACTGAAAAATGCGTCTCGTAATTCAGCGCGTCCGCGAAGCCTCCGTCACCGTGGAGGACACCATTACCGGCCAGATTGGCCCCGGCCTGCTGGTGCTGGTCGGCTGCGCGCCCACCGACGACGAGGCCGCCCTGGCCTGGATGGCCCGCAAGCTCGTCGGCCTGCGCATCTTCAACGACGACCACGGCCAGATGAACCGTAGCGTGCGCGACGTGGGCGGCCAGGTGCTGGTAGTGAGCCAGTTTACGCTGCTGGCCGATGCGCGCAAGGGCAACCGCCCCAGCTACAGCGGGGCCGCGCCGCCCGCCGTGGCCGCGCCGCTCTACGAGCGCTTCGTGGCCCTCACGGCGCGGGAGCTGGGCCAGCCGGTGCCCACCGGCATCTTCGGGGCCGACATGCAGGTGCGCCTCCTCAACGATGGCCCGGTGACGATTGTGCTGGATTCACCCGCCTGATTTCTGCGTACTTTGCAGCATGACTACCTACCTCACCGAGCGCATCACCGTGGACCCGGAACGGTGTTTTGGCAAGCCTACCGTTCGGGGTACCCGCTTGCAAGTTGATACCGTGTTAGGCTACCTGGCGGCCGGTGACACGCTGGCCGATATTCTGGAATCCTTCCCGACGCTGGAGCCGGCTGACATTCCAGCGTGCCTGGAATTTGCGCAGCAGATTATTCAGCAGCAGTTTGCGCAACAGGCCGCGTAGTGCATGGTGCGATTTCTAGTTGATATTAATCTGCCTTACCGATTTGCTTATTGGCGGGGTGAGGAGTTTTTACATCAGCGCGACCTGAACGAGCGCTGGCCAAATGTATCAATCCGGAAATATGCGGCTGACCACAACCTAACTATCATCACGAAGGATAAGGATTTCGCGCAGCTCATACGCCAGCAGGAGCCCCCACCGCGGGTTCTTTGGCTGCGAAGCGGCAGTTGTAGCTTGCGGCAGCTTCACCATTTTTTAGCGCCGCACTGGGAGCAGGCCCTAAGTTTACTTTTCAAGCACGCTAGTTAAAGCTATGCCCTTTAGGGCAAGACTTTAGTTGCTACTCCCTTTCGCCGGCCTTGCTTATGCAAGAACGGTCAATTTTTGATTGTCAGTTAGTTATTGCTCTTTGCCCAACGACTGACGCTAGCGTTTCGCCAGCAGAATTTCATTCTAGAGCGGCCCACTTTCAGTGGCTTCTTTCAGCCGGCTTTAGCCGAAACCGCCGAATTCCATTCGCTTTCAAACCTATGGACTTACAGTCCATAGTCGTTTAGTGCCAATCAGTAAGCTGGTTGCCATTGAACAGGCGGGCTTGGTAAGCAGCTGATTTTTATGACAATTGAACAAGCCCAAGCCACTGTCGATGAGTGGATAACCACCACCGGCGTGCGCTATTTCAGCGAGCTAACCAACCTGGCCATTCTCACCGAAGAGGTGGGCGAGGTGGCGCGCCTCATCGCCCGGCAATACGGTGAGCAGTCGTTCAAGGACTCGGACCGGGGTAGGGAGTTGGGCGACGAGTTGGCCGATGTGTTGTTCGTGGTCATTTGCCTGGCCAACCAAACCGGCGTGAACCTCACTGACGCGCTGGCCCGCAACCTGGCCAAGAAAACCCAGCGCGACGCCACCCGCCACCGCGACAACCCAAAATTGGGGGCGAAGAAGGAAGAATGAGGAATCATATTGTTTTCGGAGTATGCTGCGAAAAAAGAACGTCATTCCGAGCTTGTCGAGGAATGACGTTCTTTTTTAATCAACTTGCTCAACGAGTATAATTTCTCCTTCCCAATTAACTCCATGAACCCGCACCTAAGCCGCCTGCTGGCCGTGGCACAGCAGCCCAGTCGCCGCATCATCGGCCTCATGTCGGGCACCTCGCTCGATGGCCTCGACGTGGCGCTGTGCCGCTGCACCGGCCACGACGCTGCGCTGCAAGTAACGATGGAACAGTTTGTTACGGTGCCGTATGAGGCGGCGTTTCAGGCGCGGCTG
The Hymenobacter psoromatis genome window above contains:
- a CDS encoding pyrophosphatase, translating into MTIEQAQATVDEWITTTGVRYFSELTNLAILTEEVGEVARLIARQYGEQSFKDSDRGRELGDELADVLFVVICLANQTGVNLTDALARNLAKKTQRDATRHRDNPKLGAKKEE
- a CDS encoding D-tyrosyl-tRNA(Tyr) deacylase; amino-acid sequence: MRLVIQRVREASVTVEDTITGQIGPGLLVLVGCAPTDDEAALAWMARKLVGLRIFNDDHGQMNRSVRDVGGQVLVVSQFTLLADARKGNRPSYSGAAPPAVAAPLYERFVALTARELGQPVPTGIFGADMQVRLLNDGPVTIVLDSPA